From Daucus carota subsp. sativus chromosome 6, DH1 v3.0, whole genome shotgun sequence, the proteins below share one genomic window:
- the LOC108227528 gene encoding very-long-chain 3-oxoacyl-CoA reductase 1, producing the protein MASCPMDQLKSQPLWVLALLTLSSLYLLKFLFSILRWVYVNFLRPAKNLKKYGSWALVTGPTDGIGKAFAFQLARKGLNLVLVGRNPEKLKDVSTAIRAKFERIEIKTVVVDFSGDLSDGVKRIGEVIEGLDVGVLINNVGISYPYARFFHEVDEKLLADLIKINVEGTTKVTQVVLPGMIKRKRGAIVNIGSGAAIVIPSDPLYSVYAAAKAYVDQFSRCLYVEYKKSGIDVQCQVPLYVATKMASIRRSSFFVPSTDGYARAAMRWIGYEPRCTPYWPHSIMWALANSLPEAVVDAWRLNFCLAIRKKGQSKDSRKKE; encoded by the exons ATGGCTTCTTGTCCTATGGATCAACTAAAGTCTCAACCTTTATGGGTTCTTGCTCTTCTAACTCTCAGTTCTTTGTACTTGCTCAAGTTCTTGTTTTCTATTCTCAGATGGGTCTATGTTAATTTCCTCAGGCCTGCAAAGAATCTCAAGAAATATGGTTCTTGGGCTTTGGTCACCGGACCCACTGATGGCATTGGTAAAGCTTTTGCCTTTCAATTGGCTAGAAAGGGTCTCAATCTAGTTCTTGTGGGTCGAAACCCTGAGAAGCTTAAGGATGTTTCGACTGCGATTCGAGCTAAgtttgagagaattgagattaAGACTGTGGTGGTGGATTTTTCTGGGGATTTGTCAGATGGGGTTAAGAGAATTGGGGAAGTGATTGAGGGTTTGGATGTTggggttttgattaataatgtGGGGATTTCGTATCCATATGCGAGGTTTTTTCATGAAGTGGATGAGAAGCTGTTGGctgatttgattaaaattaatgTTGAAGGGACTACTAAGGTTACTCAGGTAGTGTTGCCTGGAATGATTAAGAGGAAGAGGGGGGCAATTGTTAATATTGGTTCCGGTGCTGCTATTGTCATTCCTTCGGATCCTCTTTACTCAGTTTACGCAGCAGCCAAAGC ATATGTTGATCAGTTCTCAAGATGCCTCTATGTGGAGTACAAGAAGAGCGGTATTGATGTGCAATGTCAG GTTCCCCTGTATGTGGCGACAAAAATGGCATCAATTAGAAGATCTTCTTTCTTTGTACCATCAACTGATGGATATGCCCGGGCTGCCATGCGATGGATTGGCTATGAACCACGATGTACACCTTACTGGCCACACTCTATCATGTGGGCTTTGGCAAACTCTTTGCCTGAGGCTGTTGTTGATGCTTGGCGTCTGAATTTCTGTCTTGCAATCCGTAAGAAGGGACAGTCTAAAGACTCAAGGAAGAAGGAATGA
- the LOC108227527 gene encoding uncharacterized membrane protein At3g27390, producing MEPPTGFWSSLWRFICFLPFFIGLLLLGLLKGVILCPLICLLMTFGNSAIILGLWPVHCFWTYLCILRTKKFGPVLKLVLCVCIIVPLLLWPPVGILSSIIGGAAYGLLSPIFATFDAISEGNTDKFFHCIYDGTWDTITGCCTIIRDFKDVCYHSYFSYMDDLKRQGPQEEKYYEIRLLYLPGAIIVGALGLIVDFLIITFVAVCKFPYMLFKGWRRLFQDCIGREGPFLETMCVPFAGLAILLWPLAVGGALLASMLSSVFIGAYAAVIVYKESSVWLGLCYIVASLSIYDEYSNDVLDLPEGSCFPKPKYRKNAAVKRSPSRSNSSVHSFRKGSMRSGSIRAPLIELKPLEIIDGIINDLQHDGEIIFSQGVITKQDIEDEKINKNKAICNGLGAYSLLQCLLRSAKANAVGLLLADNTEITSTNRPTDTFFDWFLNPLLVMRDQIKAQNLSETEEQYLGRLALFIGSPEKLKISTMGSPPESEIKKAELNALAMRLQGISKSISRFPTYKRRFDGALKTIKCDHARKTDSSRHNADPETLPRSKSTFGQIFNLKYSRRKAPAADLETQLAVDKDVR from the exons ATGGAGCCCCCAACTGGATTTTGGTCATCTCTGTGGAGATTCATATGTTTCTTGCCTTTCTTCATTGGACTACTTCTTCTTGGCCTCCTTAAAG GTGTCATCTTGTGCCCGCTGATATGCCTTCTTATGACTTTTGGGAACTCTGCAATAATTTTGGGTCTCTGGCCTGTACACTGTTTCTGGACATACCTTTGCATTTTGAG GACAAAGAAATTTGGTCCCGTTCTTAAGCTTGTTCTCTGTGTATGTATTATTGTGCCCTTGCTTCTGTGGCCACCAGTTGGCATACTTTCAAGCATTATTGGTGGTGCAGCATATGGCCTTCTTTCACCCATATTTGCTACTTTTGACGCTATTAGCGAGGGGAATACTGATAAATTTTTCCATTGTATATAT GATGGAACTTGGGACACAATCACAGGGTGCTGCACTATTATCAGGGATTTTAAGGATGTATGCTATCATTCATACTTTTCATACATGGATGATCTAAAACGTCAAGGACCTCAGGaggaaaaatattatgaaatcag ATTGCTTTATCTTCCTGGAGCCATCATTGTCGGAGCGCTGGGACTAATTGTGGACTTTCTAATAATCACCTTTGTTGCCGTTTGTAAATTTCCATACATGCTTTTTAAGGGGTGGCGTCGGTTATTTCAAGACTGTATAGGACGGGAAGGTCCTTTCCTGGAAACCATGTGTGTACCATTTGCAGGTCTTGCTATATTACTTTGGCCATTGGCTGTTGGCGGGGCATTATTAGCTTCCATGTTATCAAGTGTATTCATTGGTGCTTATGCTGCAGTTATTGTGTATAAG GAGTCTTCTGTATGGCTTGGACTTTGCTATATTGTCGCGAGTCTGTCTATATATGATGAATACAGCAATGATGTTCTTGACTTGCCCGAAGGCTCTTGCTTTCCCAA GCCAAAATACCGAAAGAACGCTGCAGTAAAGCGTAGCCCCTCTCGTTCAAATTCTTCAGTACACTCCTTTCGAAAAGGATCCATGCGTTCAGGTTCTATAAGGGCCCCTCTAATAGAACTGAAGCCTTTGGAG ATAATTGATGGCATAATCAATGATCTCCAACACGACGGagagataatattttctcaagGAGTAATAACTAAGCAAGACATTGAAGATGAGAAGATAAACAAAAATAAGGCCATATGTAATGGTTTAGGGGCTTACAGCCTCCTGCAGTGCCTTCTGCGATCTGCAAAAGCCAACGCTGTTGGTTTGTTACTAG CGGACAATACTGAAATAACAAGCACAAACAGACCAACAGATACCTTCTTCGATTGGTTTTTAAATCCACTGCTTGTCATGAGGGATCAGATCAAAGCCCAGAACCTATCTGAGACCGAAGAGCAGTACTTGGGGAGATTAGCGTTATTTATAGGTAGTCCGGAGAAGTTGAAAATCTCCACGATGGGATCCCCGCCTGAATCAGAGATAAAAAAAGCAGAACTTAATGCATTAGCGATGAG ACTTCAAGGGATAAGCAAGTCCATATCAAGGTTCCCAACATATAAACGTCGATTTGATGGTGCTCTCAAGACTATAAAATGTGATCATGCTAGGAAAACTGATAGCAGCAGGCACAACGCTGATCCTGAAACACTACCTAGGTCAAAAAGTACATTTGGTCAGATATTTAACCTAAAATATTCCAGGCGCAAGGCGCCTGCCGCTGATTTAGAGACTCAACTTGCTGTCGATAAAGATGTCCGGTGA